The Candidatus Neomarinimicrobiota bacterium genomic sequence GATTGGCCCAGCACTTTAAACTCTTTATCCACCAGACGGCGGCAGGCGTCCTTTACGATAGCAAAGACTTCGGGGAGACGGTCATCAAGCGCACCCTGCTCGGCTTGGTAAATCTCTTCATCATCCAGGCTGTCGGCCGATTCTTGTTTCGCCAGCTCCCGGGCGGCTTTCACTTCCTGGCGAATTTCATCCAGGCGGCTCACAAGGTACTCCAGCGGCTTGTTTTCCAGTGTACCGTAGATGCGGTTGATTTCGTCCACCAGCGGACGGAAGCCGCGAATCTCCCGATCGGATTTGCTGCCGCCGATCAGCTTTTTCAGTATGTTCATATTGCTGGCGAAACCAAGCGCTTAATCCCCGGGCAATTTCCCATCAAGAATATCGTGATAGACCGCATCAAGGATTCCATTGATAAAACCCGGGCTTTCGTCCGTACTGTACCGCTTGGCGATCTCAATGGCCTCACTGATGCTCACCTTGAGGGGTACGTTTTCAAAGTTAACCATTTCCACGAGCGCGAGTTCCAGGATAAGCCGGTCGATAAGCGTGACGCGATCCAGCGCCCAATGTTCCAGCTTTTCGGCGATGAGCGCGTCCGCCCAGGCCCTTTTTTCCAGGGTACTTTTAGCCAGAGCCAGGCAGTAGGCTTGCGCCTCCTCAGAGGGCACCTCTTGCGCCTCCGCCACGACAAAGGCCGCGGCACTGTCCAGGCCCATACCTGTCATGGACGTAGCGTATAGGCACTGGAGCGCCATTTCCCGGGCGCCTCGGCGGGCCTGTCGGCTGATTGTTTAGCCTCCCCTTGCGGTTCGGCCCGGTCCCGAGGTGTAAAAGGTCTTGATCTTAGCCACGCTACGCAACCGCTCTTCCGCAAGTTGATCCGAGGCTTGATTGGTGGGGATACTGGCCTCTTCCGACTTCTTGAATATCTCCATCAACGTGTAATAAATCCCTTCCGCCTGACGAAAGGCGCGTTCCCGGTTATACCCTTCCAGCTCGTTGGCGACGTTGATAAGCCCGCCCGCATTAATGGCGTAATCGGGAGCGTATAGGAGGCCGCGTTTGAGCAGGGCGGCACCGTGTTTATTGGAGACCGCCAGTTGATTGTTGGCCGCACCGGCAATGATAGGCGCTCTAATCTCCTTGATCGTCTTATCGTTGAGCACGGCTCCCAGGGCACAGGGGGCAAACACGTCTACCTCGGTGGCGTGGATGGTATCCCCGTCCACCTGGGTGGCGTCAAACTCTGCCATGGCACGATCCACAGCGTCCTGGTTCACGTCGGATATGTAGAGCTCTGCTCCGTCATCGTGGAGATAGCGACAGAGCTTGTAGCCCACGTGCCCAACACCCTGGACGGCCACCTTGATTCCTGACAGATCCTCCCGCCCCAGCTTGATTTTCAGCGCCGCCTTGATCCCCACGAATACGCCGAAGGCCGTCACAGGCGAAGGGTCGCCACTGCCCCCCAGCGCCTGGGATATGCCAGTCACGTAGCCGGTCTCCATGCGCACCCATTCCATATCCCGCACGGTCGTACTGACATCCTCCGCCGTGATATAGCGGCCCCCCAGACCCTCTACAAACCGGCCGAATGCGCGAAAGAGGTATTCGTTCTTGTCAGTATCCGGATTGCCAACGATGACCGCTTTACCACCCCCGAGATTGAGTCCGGCAATGGAAGCCTTGTAGGTCATGGCGCGAGACAGGCGCAGCACATCGTTGAGCGCCTCTTCATCGCTCTTGTAGGGGTAAAAGCGACATCCTCCCAGGCTAGGCCCCAAGGTGGTATCGTGGATAGCAATGATAGCTTTGAGGCCCAGTTCGGGTTCACGGCAGAACACGACCTGTTCATGGTCGTTCCGGCTCATCATTTTCATGACATCCATCGCCGCTAGCCTTGCTTTTGCAATGCGCGGGCAATGACCACCCGCTGTATCTCCGACGTGCCTTCATAAATCTGGGTGATCTTTGCGTCACGCATGAGCCGCTCCACGCCGGTTTCCCGTATATAACCGTAGCCGCCGTGTATCTGGACGCACTGGGTGGCGGCCCGCATGGCCGTCTCCGAGCAGAACACCTTTGCCATGGCAGAGAGGTGACCAAAAGGCTGACCTTGATCTTTGGTGAAGGCCGCCTGACGGACGAGCAAGCGGGCCGCCTCGATCTCGATGGCCATGTCGGCCAGTTTGAACTGGATAGCCTGGAATTCGCCAATGGGCTTGCCGAACTGGACGCGCTCCCGGGAATAGACCAGTGAGTGATCCAGGGCCGACTGGGCAATCCCCAGGGCCTGGGCAGCGATGCTGATACGCCCCCCATCAAGGATTGCCAAGGCCATGTGAATACCTTCGCCTTCCTTACCTATGCGGTTTGCCGCGGGCACCCGTACGTCGTCGAAGTAGAGCTCGCAGGTGTCCGAGGCGCGGATACCCAGCTTGTCCTCCGGTTTACCGCTGGTAAAGCCATCCAACCCCTTCTCAACGATAAAGCAGGACGTGCCAGGATGCTTTTTTACAGAGTCAGTAACAGCAAATAGGATTACAAGGTCCGAGCTGATACCGTTGGACACCCAGTTCTTGGTGCCGGTGATGCGGTATTCGTCGCCATCTCGGACGGCCCTGCACCGCAGTTGTGTAGCATCAGAACCAGCGTGCGGTTCGGAGAGCGAGAAGGCCCCCAGCTGCTCCCCGCGAGCCAGTGGAGTCAGATACTTTTCTTTCTGTGGATCGCTGCCATATTTGTCCAGCAGGCCACAGACCAGGGAGTTATTCACGCCCATGATGACCGTCAGAGCGGCCTCGGCCCGGCTCAGCTCTTCAACGGCCAGGGTATAGGCAATCGTATCCATCCCGGCGCCGCCCCATTGCTCTGGCACCATCATGCCCATGAGGCCCATCTCGCCCAGCTGGCGCACGATGTCGGTCGGCCAGGTCTTTGTTTCGTCCCGCTCAATGGCACCGGGAGCCACCACCTCCGTGGCAAAGCGGCGCACCGTTTGCTGTAGGATGGCCTGCTCATCCGTCAGGTTGAAGTTCATGGTCGATTTACGGGACGGGTGCTCATGGTCCTGACGCAGATCATTTCCCGCTAGCGGGTCTGGCAGAGCGGTAGTCGTAGAACCCCCGGCCTGCCTTCCGGCCCAGTGCCCCGGCGGCCACCATGCGCCGCAGGAGCGGACAAGGCCGGTACTTATCCTCCCCCAGTTCCCGGTGCAGCACTTCCATGACGGACAGGCAGGTGTCGAGACCGATGAGGTCCGCAAGGGCGAGGGGACCCATCGGGTGGTTCATCCCCAGCTGCATGATTTCGTCAATGGCCTCCTTCTCGGCTACCCCCTCCAGGAGGCAGAAAGCCGCTTCATTGATCATGGGCATGAGCAGCCGGTTGGAGACAAAACCGGGAAAATCGTTTACCGTCACCGGTGTCTTGCCCAGTGCTTCAGCCAGCACCACCACCGCCGCATGCGTATCGTCGCTGGTTTCCTGCCCGCGGACAACCTCCACCAGCGGCATCACCGGCACCGGATTCATGAAATGCATGCCGATGACCCGGTCGGGCCGCTCCGTGGCAGCCCCCAGCAGGGTGATGGAGATGGAAGACGTGTTGGAGGCCAGGACAGTGCCCGCTGGGGTCGCGTCGTCCAGCTGGCGGAAGATGTCGCGTTTCAGGTCGGCGTTCTCACTGACGGCCTCCACAACAATTTGGACCTCCTTGACCTCAGCAAGTTGGGGCGCTGTGCGAATGCGACCCAGCGTGGCGTCCGCGGCAGTCTGAGTCAACGCATCCTTGGCCACCTGTCGGGCCAGGTTAGCCTCGATGGAAGACATGGCCGCGCGAAGGAGTTCATCACCCACATCCACAAGGATGACCTGCAGGCCGGCTTGAGCGCCAACCTGCGCAATTCCGTGGCCCATCGTGCCCGCGCCAATAACGCCGAGCGAGGTAATGTCGCTGGGCACCTTAACGGCTCAACAAGCGTGTTTCACGACGTAGCGGTTTGTCGCTCGATGATAACCGCCGCCGCTTCGCCCCCTCCGATGCAGATGGCCGCCAGCCCCAGCCCTGCATTCCGCTGCTCCATGGCGCCGAGTAGCGTCACCAGGATGCGGGCGCCAGAGGCTCCGATAGGGTGGCCCAGCGCGACTGCCCCGCCATGGACATTCACCTTGGCGGGATCGAGGTCCAGCTCGTCAATGGCGGCCAGGGCCACCACGGCAAAGGCCTCGTTGATCTCAAACAGATCGATGTCCGTAAGCGTCAGTCCCGTCTTCTCCAGCACCTTGGTGACGGCCTTGGACGGGGCGGTGGTGAACCACTCCGGCGCATGGGCCGCCGATGCCTGGCCCACGATGCGGGACAGCGCCTTGATGCCCAGCTCGTCGGCTCGGGGGCGGGACATGACCGCTACTGCAGCAGCGCCGTCATTGAGATTGCTGGCGTTGGCGGCGGTGATGGTGCCGCTGTCCTCGAAGACCGGCTTGAGGTGGGGAATCTTGTCAAAATTTACCCTACCGGGCTCCTCATCCTTGCTGACCACTACCGCCGAGCCTTTGGGCTGCGGCACTTCCACGGGGACAATTTCGCCCTCAAACAGACCGCCGTCCTGCGCCGCAAGGGCCAGTTTGTACGAGCGCACCGTAAGTTCGTCTTGCTGCTCACGGCTGAAACGGCGCTCCCGTACACAAATCTCGGCGCAGCCTCCCATGTGCAGCTGGTTGTACACATTCCACAGGCCATCGTGTATCATCCCGTCAACCATGTCGCGATTGCCCATGCGCAGCCCCTGGCGCACACCGTTCAGGTAGTAGGGCACATTGCTCATGCTCTCCATGCCGCCGGCAATGATAATCCCTGCGTCGCCGGTCTGGATCGCCTGGCTGGCTAACATGATGGCCTTCAGCCCGGAGCCGCAAACCTTGTTGACGGTGAGGGTCTCCACGGTGTTGGGCAGCTGCGCCCCCAGAGCGGCTTGGCGGGCCGGGGCCTGTCCGACGCCAGCCGAAAGAACATTGCCCATGATAACCTCATCCACCTGCTCGGGGGACAACCTGCTACGGGTCAGGGCTGCGGAGATAGCGGCGGCGCCCAGGCTCGGTGCTGGCAGACCTGACAGGCTGCCCAGATAGGACCCTACCGGTGTGCGGGCGTAGGCAGTGATAACGACGTCGGGGAGCACCAAGGCGTTACTCCGCGGCGTCGGTGCGGCCCGCCGGCGAAGCCTCATAGGCTTTGAGTATGGCCTTCACCAGCGGATGGCGCACCACATCCTGATCGGTAAGATGGCAAAAGCCAATCCCATCGATCCCCGTCAAGATGTGCATAGCCTGGATGCAGCCCGACTCCTCCCTGGTAGGCAAATCGATCTGGGTGATGTCGCCGGTGATGATGGCCTTGGAGTTGACCCCCAGGCGGGTGAGGAACATCTTCATCTGGGTCGCGGTGGCGTTCTGGGCCTCGTCAAGTATGACATATGCGCTGCTGAGCGTGCGGCCCCGCATGTAGGCCAGCGGCGCAATCTCTATGACCTGCTGATCAAGGTAGCTGCGCAGTTTGTCGTGGGGCAGCATGTCCTGCAGAGCATCGTACAAGGGGGTAAGGTAAGGGTCGACCTTCTCCTTGAGGTCACCGGGGAGAAATCCCAGGTGCTCTCCGGCCTCCACAGCGGGACGGGTCAGGATGAGGCGGTCAACCTGCCGGGACTTGAGGGCGGCCACAGCCACCGCCACTGCCTGGTAGGTCTTGCCCGTGCCCGCAGGTCCGATGGCAAAGACAATGTCATTCTTGAGCATGGCCTCGAAATAGGCGCGCTGACCGGCGGTGCGGGGGGTTACCTCTCCTTTGTGAGTGTAGACGATCACCGGCATGTCGCTCCGGACTGGCGCGGCCTGCCCATTGGCAGCCACCTGGATCAGCGCGGCCACATCGTCGGGGGAGAGCGACCCCTTGCGGTTAATGGTGACGATCATGTCACGAATCGTTGCTTCGGCCTGTTTGACCTTTTCCTCATCGCCCTGGATGGTGATGTTCCCACCGCGAGCCACCAGCTGCACTTGAAATGCTTCGGTGAGAATTTGCAGATGGCGATCGCTTACGCCCAACAGGGCCAGCGGATCGGTATCCTTGATGTCCAGGGTGTGCTTTACCATGCGGGTGTATGCAGGGTGGATGCGACCTGCGTGCCAGGTTGTGTAAGACCGCCAAATCGGTCGGTCGCGTCTGGATGGTAAAGAGCGGCTGTCACTGCGAAAATTACCAAGGAACCCGGCCACTTGCCAGCCTTGCCGACGCCAGACTCACCGTTCGGCCGCGAGGGCACTCTCGGTAGACGCCGCTGTGCAGGCTGCTGTCGTAGCGGCGACAGTGGCTTCCAGAAATCCGCTTCCGCTCACTGGAGCCGCGCCGCCCTAATTCTCAGGGGGCAAGCGGAGGCCTAACTCCTGTAGCTGCGTCGCAGAGACCGCCGCCGGAGCGCCGTCCATAAGGGACAAGGCGCTGGTGGTCTTGGGAAAGGCGATCACGTCTCTAATCTGCGTGGCCCCCACCAGCAGCATCACCAGACGGTCAAAGCCGATGGCAATACCACCGTGGGGCGGCGCGCCGTAGCGCAGGGCCTTCAGGAAAAAGCCGAACCGTGCCTCCGCTTCCTCCGGCGAGATGCCCAACAGGCTGAACATACGTGCCTGTGTCTGTGAGTCATGGTTACGGATGGACCCTCCGGCAATTTCATAGCCGTTGATGACCAGATCGTACCCTCGGCTGCGCACAGCACCGGGGTCGCTGTCCAGCAGAGCCTGGTCGTCAGGATGGGCGGCGGTGAAGGGGTGGTGCACGGCGTCCCAGCGCTCCTCATCCTGGTTGAACGTCACCAGTGGAAAGTCAACCACCCATAGGGGGCGGATCTCCCCCTCCTGGATCAGTCCATCGCGCCGGGCGATCTCCTCCCGCAGCGCGCCGAGGGCGGGGAGCGCCACGTCCTCATCATCGGCAATGAGCAGCAGCAGGTCCCCCTCCTTGACGTCCAACTCGGCCATGATGTCACGCTGCACGTCGTCGGGGAAAAATTTGGCGATACCCCCTTCAAGACCATCGACCCCGGCCTTCATCCAGGCCAGTCCCTTGGCACGGTGATAGGTCTTGACCAGCTCCGTGAGCGCGTCGATATCCTTGCGGCTGTAGCCCGCTCCGCCAGCGACCACCAGTCCTTTCACTCGGCCGGCCCCCTCCAGAGCCGTCCTGAACACGTCGAAGTCGCTCCGGCCCACGTAGGGAGCAAACTCCTGCAACTCCAGGCTGTAGCGCAGATCGGGCTTGTCACTACCGTAGCGCTCGAGGCTGTCACGGTAGCTGAGGCGAGGAAAGGGTGCGGGCAGGTCCACAGCTTTGATCTCCCGGTAGAGGCTGACGATGAGGCCCTCGACCATGGTTAATACATCCGCCTCATCCACGAAGGAGAGCTCCACATCGATCTGGGTGAACTCTGGCTGACGGTGGGCGCGCAGATCCTCGTCTCGAAAGCACTTGACGATCTGAAAATAGCGGTCGAAGCCGGCGATCATGAGCAGCTGTTTGTACATCTGCGGCGACTGGGGCAGCGCGTAGAAACGCCCGTGGTGCAGGCGGCTGGGCACCAGGTAGTCGCGGGCCCCTTCGGGCGTGGACTTCATGAGGTAGGGGGTTTCCACCTCCAAAAAGTCGTGCTTGGTGAAATAGTCCCGCACCACCTGGTATATGCGGCTGCGCGTGATGAGATTGTGCTGGAGCTCGTCGGTGCGCAGCTCCAGATAGCGGTAAGTGAGGCGCAGCTCCTCCTGGGCACTCTCCCGGTCGCTCACCAGAAACGGCAATGGCTCGGCCTCGTTCAGCACTTCCAGCTCCCGGCAGCGCAGGTCGATTTCCCCCGTGGGCAGTTTGGGGTTCAGGCTAGCGGCTGGTCGGGGTACAACCTCACCCCGCACG encodes the following:
- a CDS encoding 3-hydroxybutyryl-CoA dehydrogenase (converts (S)-3-hydroxybutanoyl-CoA to 3-acetoacetyl-CoA), which gives rise to MGHGIAQVGAQAGLQVILVDVGDELLRAAMSSIEANLARQVAKDALTQTAADATLGRIRTAPQLAEVKEVQIVVEAVSENADLKRDIFRQLDDATPAGTVLASNTSSISITLLGAATERPDRVIGMHFMNPVPVMPLVEVVRGQETSDDTHAAVVVLAEALGKTPVTVNDFPGFVSNRLLMPMINEAAFCLLEGVAEKEAIDEIMQLGMNHPMGPLALADLIGLDTCLSVMEVLHRELGEDKYRPCPLLRRMVAAGALGRKAGRGFYDYRSARPASGK
- the aspS gene encoding aspartate--tRNA ligase, which produces MKLKRTHSCGQLRKGDAGQEVVLCGWIHSKREHGGLIFIDLRDRYGKTQVVFDASLSKGAAGLAGELGMEDVIAVRGEVVPRPAASLNPKLPTGEIDLRCRELEVLNEAEPLPFLVSDRESAQEELRLTYRYLELRTDELQHNLITRSRIYQVVRDYFTKHDFLEVETPYLMKSTPEGARDYLVPSRLHHGRFYALPQSPQMYKQLLMIAGFDRYFQIVKCFRDEDLRAHRQPEFTQIDVELSFVDEADVLTMVEGLIVSLYREIKAVDLPAPFPRLSYRDSLERYGSDKPDLRYSLELQEFAPYVGRSDFDVFRTALEGAGRVKGLVVAGGAGYSRKDIDALTELVKTYHRAKGLAWMKAGVDGLEGGIAKFFPDDVQRDIMAELDVKEGDLLLLIADDEDVALPALGALREEIARRDGLIQEGEIRPLWVVDFPLVTFNQDEERWDAVHHPFTAAHPDDQALLDSDPGAVRSRGYDLVINGYEIAGGSIRNHDSQTQARMFSLLGISPEEAEARFGFFLKALRYGAPPHGGIAIGFDRLVMLLVGATQIRDVIAFPKTTSALSLMDGAPAAVSATQLQELGLRLPPEN
- a CDS encoding PhoH family protein; its protein translation is MVKHTLDIKDTDPLALLGVSDRHLQILTEAFQVQLVARGGNITIQGDEEKVKQAEATIRDMIVTINRKGSLSPDDVAALIQVAANGQAAPVRSDMPVIVYTHKGEVTPRTAGQRAYFEAMLKNDIVFAIGPAGTGKTYQAVAVAVAALKSRQVDRLILTRPAVEAGEHLGFLPGDLKEKVDPYLTPLYDALQDMLPHDKLRSYLDQQVIEIAPLAYMRGRTLSSAYVILDEAQNATATQMKMFLTRLGVNSKAIITGDITQIDLPTREESGCIQAMHILTGIDGIGFCHLTDQDVVRHPLVKAILKAYEASPAGRTDAAE
- a CDS encoding thiolase family protein; translation: MRLRRRAAPTPRSNALVLPDVVITAYARTPVGSYLGSLSGLPAPSLGAAAISAALTRSRLSPEQVDEVIMGNVLSAGVGQAPARQAALGAQLPNTVETLTVNKVCGSGLKAIMLASQAIQTGDAGIIIAGGMESMSNVPYYLNGVRQGLRMGNRDMVDGMIHDGLWNVYNQLHMGGCAEICVRERRFSREQQDELTVRSYKLALAAQDGGLFEGEIVPVEVPQPKGSAVVVSKDEEPGRVNFDKIPHLKPVFEDSGTITAANASNLNDGAAAVAVMSRPRADELGIKALSRIVGQASAAHAPEWFTTAPSKAVTKVLEKTGLTLTDIDLFEINEAFAVVALAAIDELDLDPAKVNVHGGAVALGHPIGASGARILVTLLGAMEQRNAGLGLAAICIGGGEAAAVIIERQTATS
- the nusB gene encoding transcription antitermination factor NusB, producing MALQCLYATSMTGMGLDSAAAFVVAEAQEVPSEEAQAYCLALAKSTLEKRAWADALIAEKLEHWALDRVTLIDRLILELALVEMVNFENVPLKVSISEAIEIAKRYSTDESPGFINGILDAVYHDILDGKLPGD
- a CDS encoding acyl-CoA dehydrogenase, which gives rise to MNFNLTDEQAILQQTVRRFATEVVAPGAIERDETKTWPTDIVRQLGEMGLMGMMVPEQWGGAGMDTIAYTLAVEELSRAEAALTVIMGVNNSLVCGLLDKYGSDPQKEKYLTPLARGEQLGAFSLSEPHAGSDATQLRCRAVRDGDEYRITGTKNWVSNGISSDLVILFAVTDSVKKHPGTSCFIVEKGLDGFTSGKPEDKLGIRASDTCELYFDDVRVPAANRIGKEGEGIHMALAILDGGRISIAAQALGIAQSALDHSLVYSRERVQFGKPIGEFQAIQFKLADMAIEIEAARLLVRQAAFTKDQGQPFGHLSAMAKVFCSETAMRAATQCVQIHGGYGYIRETGVERLMRDAKITQIYEGTSEIQRVVIARALQKQG
- a CDS encoding Glu/Leu/Phe/Val dehydrogenase, with amino-acid sequence MDVMKMMSRNDHEQVVFCREPELGLKAIIAIHDTTLGPSLGGCRFYPYKSDEEALNDVLRLSRAMTYKASIAGLNLGGGKAVIVGNPDTDKNEYLFRAFGRFVEGLGGRYITAEDVSTTVRDMEWVRMETGYVTGISQALGGSGDPSPVTAFGVFVGIKAALKIKLGREDLSGIKVAVQGVGHVGYKLCRYLHDDGAELYISDVNQDAVDRAMAEFDATQVDGDTIHATEVDVFAPCALGAVLNDKTIKEIRAPIIAGAANNQLAVSNKHGAALLKRGLLYAPDYAINAGGLINVANELEGYNRERAFRQAEGIYYTLMEIFKKSEEASIPTNQASDQLAEERLRSVAKIKTFYTSGPGRTARGG